A DNA window from Mariprofundus aestuarium contains the following coding sequences:
- the ispF gene encoding 2-C-methyl-D-erythritol 2,4-cyclodiphosphate synthase encodes MNIRIGHGFDVHAFAENRRLVLGGVDIPHTMGLLGHSDADVLIHALCDALLGAAGMGDIGRHFPDSDVQYKDADSALLLAHVVKLLEAAGWGIGNVDITVMAQVPKLAPFVADMRVRLAELLLVDQGEVNIKATTTEKLGFVGRKEGIACEAVALISRL; translated from the coding sequence CTGAATATTCGAATTGGCCACGGATTTGATGTACATGCCTTTGCAGAAAATCGCCGTTTGGTGCTTGGTGGTGTGGATATCCCACATACGATGGGATTGCTCGGCCACTCCGATGCGGATGTGTTGATCCATGCTCTCTGTGATGCTTTGCTTGGAGCTGCCGGCATGGGAGATATTGGGCGCCACTTTCCAGACAGCGATGTACAATACAAGGATGCGGACAGCGCACTTCTTCTGGCGCATGTTGTAAAGCTGTTGGAAGCTGCAGGGTGGGGTATCGGTAATGTTGATATCACTGTGATGGCTCAGGTTCCCAAATTGGCACCTTTTGTTGCAGATATGAGAGTACGATTGGCCGAGCTTCTTCTGGTTGACCAGGGTGAGGTCAATATCAAGGCGACTACGACTGAGAAGCTGGGGTTTGTAGGGCGTAAAGAGGGTATTGCTTGTGAGGCGGTTGCCCTGATCTCCCGGTTATAA
- a CDS encoding HlyC/CorC family transporter, whose amino-acid sequence MAIADISLSFAVGILVFLLLLSAFFSGSETALTRARRAKLRVRQEQGDEGAKKAEALLDHPERMLSTILLGNNFVNIAASALATALFVAEFGEAGILYATVVMTVIVLIFAEILPKTIAVAHAEAIACRVAGLMSLTQTILGPLVKVLNAIIVLLKRLLRVPAKENSPLTHKELASLIGISAESGVLDQTREQMLNNSLTLHEVAVKALMTPRPNIHLLDGSLSVSKTLRKVANAPHSRYPVFLNDQDNLIGIVHLRDLLKLKDHTKKLSDSLIWKTPSYIPASKNALAQLFDFQTNHQHMAVVVDEFGDIEGLVTLEDIIEEIVGEIHDESDVPPQLDMWPQPDGAMVTAATVALHDINQAMDTDLPEDGAITIGGLIVQILGDIPEGRLCLIIADVQVEVLSLRGDWIQRVRLNKVQPAE is encoded by the coding sequence ATGGCTATCGCAGACATATCACTTTCGTTTGCAGTTGGAATTCTGGTCTTCCTGCTGCTTCTCTCGGCATTCTTTTCCGGTTCTGAAACCGCACTGACCCGCGCCAGGCGGGCGAAACTACGCGTGCGCCAGGAACAGGGTGATGAGGGAGCAAAAAAGGCTGAAGCACTGCTTGACCATCCGGAACGCATGCTCTCCACCATTTTGCTTGGCAATAACTTCGTTAATATTGCCGCTTCCGCACTTGCCACTGCACTCTTTGTTGCCGAATTCGGTGAAGCTGGAATTCTCTACGCCACGGTTGTTATGACCGTAATTGTATTGATATTCGCTGAAATCCTCCCCAAAACCATCGCTGTAGCTCATGCCGAAGCCATTGCCTGCCGGGTTGCCGGACTGATGAGCCTGACCCAGACGATTCTGGGGCCGCTGGTTAAGGTACTGAATGCGATCATTGTCTTGCTGAAACGCCTCCTTCGGGTGCCCGCAAAAGAGAACAGCCCACTGACACACAAAGAGCTGGCCAGCCTGATCGGAATTAGTGCCGAATCCGGCGTGCTTGATCAGACACGGGAGCAGATGCTCAACAATAGCCTCACCCTTCATGAGGTGGCGGTAAAAGCATTGATGACACCGCGTCCGAACATCCATCTGCTGGATGGCTCCTTAAGCGTCAGCAAAACCCTGCGCAAAGTCGCCAACGCACCTCACTCCCGTTATCCCGTCTTCCTCAACGACCAGGACAATCTGATCGGCATTGTTCACCTGCGCGATCTACTGAAGCTCAAAGACCACACCAAGAAGCTTTCCGACTCACTCATCTGGAAAACCCCCTCCTACATTCCGGCAAGCAAGAATGCTCTCGCCCAGCTATTCGACTTTCAGACCAACCATCAGCATATGGCCGTTGTCGTTGATGAGTTCGGAGACATTGAAGGGCTGGTAACGCTCGAAGATATCATTGAAGAGATTGTCGGTGAAATCCATGACGAATCGGATGTTCCGCCACAACTGGATATGTGGCCGCAGCCGGACGGGGCTATGGTGACTGCAGCAACGGTTGCCTTGCATGACATCAATCAGGCCATGGACACCGACCTTCCTGAAGATGGTGCAATTACCATTGGAGGTCTGATTGTTCAGATCCTTGGTGATATCCCTGAAGGCAGACTCTGCCTTATTATCGCCGATGTTCAGGTTGAGGTTCTCAGTCTGCGTGGCGACTGGATTCAGCGTGTTCGCCTCAACAAAGTCCAACCCGCCGAATAA
- a CDS encoding cytochrome C assembly family protein: MTSSILFFAAALITLIGAALLWRDAKQPHDHKNTNIASTIASLMAVAIGTNVWAIHLLESVTTEGINFTLATSTAVFTLIVQVVYTFGILRHGIQGLGLFLLPLTAIPLLLTPILPEAHAPNWVHTSSLLQTGHLLLALISYAVLTLAAIHALMQILLDRALKKKHSFKLIQALPSLVEIERHMIAQVKVATGLIAVSIITGLLWQWVQYQHFALFSHKVLLAVFTLAVLIILLIKRNQASWPTRIASRAVLTAYVLFILAYFGVKLINSWIN; the protein is encoded by the coding sequence ATGACGTCATCGATTCTGTTTTTTGCCGCAGCCCTGATCACTCTGATCGGTGCTGCTTTGCTCTGGCGTGATGCAAAACAACCCCATGACCATAAAAATACAAATATTGCGAGCACAATTGCCAGCCTCATGGCCGTTGCCATTGGAACAAATGTCTGGGCCATTCACCTGCTTGAGTCGGTTACAACTGAAGGTATTAACTTCACATTGGCCACCAGTACGGCTGTATTCACACTTATTGTACAGGTGGTTTATACGTTCGGCATTCTTCGTCATGGCATTCAGGGGCTTGGGCTGTTTCTTCTGCCGCTGACCGCCATCCCGCTTCTTCTCACCCCCATCCTTCCAGAGGCCCATGCTCCGAATTGGGTACACACCTCATCACTATTGCAAACAGGTCACCTGCTTCTCGCATTGATCTCTTATGCCGTGCTGACACTGGCAGCCATCCATGCGCTAATGCAGATCCTGCTCGATCGGGCACTGAAGAAAAAACACTCTTTCAAACTGATTCAGGCACTACCCTCACTGGTTGAGATCGAACGCCACATGATTGCACAGGTCAAGGTGGCAACTGGCTTGATCGCTGTCAGCATCATAACCGGGCTGCTCTGGCAGTGGGTGCAGTACCAGCATTTTGCGCTGTTCAGCCACAAGGTTCTTCTCGCTGTTTTCACCCTGGCCGTCCTTATCATCCTGCTGATCAAGCGCAATCAGGCCAGTTGGCCAACAAGGATTGCCAGCCGCGCAGTTTTAACTGCGTATGTACTGTTTATCCTGGCCTATTTCGGCGTCAAACTGATCAACTCCTGGATTAACTGA
- a CDS encoding acetate kinase: protein MVLVINTGSSSIKMALVDMPSETLLAEGVAQRLGESGAELTWKISGETSHCDLGGAEHDAAMQQMLNALFCRIDKEGVAAVGHRVVHGGERFIKPTLLDGSVITEIESLSHLAPLHNPANLLGIRALMSRLPDLPHIAVFDTAFHHAMPLHASLYAVPYKWYSEYGVRRYGFHGTSHHYVGQQAAVVLGREFDNCNLITVHLGNGCSATAIAGGISIDTTMGMTPLEGLVMGTRSGNVDPGLHEFIARQSGESLAAITQTLNRESGLLGLSGRSNDMRTLLDAAEAGDERASLAVDIFCYRLAKSIAGLAVALGHIDAIAFTGGIGEHAAVIRARTVAQLAILGGALDAERNRQHGKLSQCFISNSEAALPVLVIATNEEKMIARYVCEVLNQEEKIT, encoded by the coding sequence ATGGTTCTGGTCATCAACACAGGCAGCTCATCTATCAAGATGGCACTGGTGGATATGCCATCGGAGACGTTGCTGGCCGAGGGTGTGGCGCAACGGTTAGGTGAGTCGGGAGCGGAACTGACTTGGAAGATTTCGGGCGAAACAAGCCACTGTGATCTTGGTGGTGCAGAACACGACGCCGCCATGCAGCAGATGCTCAATGCGCTTTTTTGTAGAATAGATAAAGAGGGTGTCGCTGCTGTCGGGCACAGGGTTGTGCATGGCGGCGAACGATTTATTAAGCCGACCTTGCTGGATGGTTCAGTTATTACAGAGATTGAATCCTTGTCTCATCTTGCTCCGTTGCATAATCCGGCGAACCTTCTGGGTATCCGGGCGCTGATGAGCCGTTTGCCGGATCTTCCTCATATTGCTGTCTTTGATACAGCCTTTCATCATGCTATGCCGCTGCATGCTAGTCTCTATGCCGTGCCTTATAAGTGGTATAGCGAATATGGTGTGCGACGTTACGGCTTTCATGGCACCAGTCACCACTACGTTGGTCAGCAAGCTGCGGTGGTTCTTGGCCGTGAATTTGATAATTGTAATTTAATTACAGTGCACCTGGGTAATGGGTGCAGTGCCACGGCGATTGCGGGTGGGATCAGCATTGATACCACGATGGGTATGACGCCACTGGAAGGGTTGGTGATGGGCACCCGAAGCGGCAATGTGGATCCTGGATTGCACGAATTCATAGCCAGACAGAGCGGTGAATCGCTGGCTGCTATTACTCAAACGCTGAATCGAGAGTCGGGTCTTTTGGGTCTTTCCGGACGCAGTAATGATATGCGTACGCTGTTGGATGCAGCAGAAGCGGGGGATGAACGAGCCTCACTGGCTGTTGATATCTTCTGCTACCGCCTAGCAAAATCAATAGCGGGGCTTGCTGTCGCACTTGGTCATATTGATGCCATCGCTTTTACCGGGGGCATTGGTGAGCATGCAGCTGTTATTCGAGCCAGGACGGTGGCGCAGCTGGCTATTCTGGGCGGCGCACTTGATGCGGAAAGAAACAGACAGCATGGCAAGCTCTCTCAATGTTTTATCAGCAACTCTGAAGCTGCTCTCCCTGTTCTGGTTATTGCGACCAATGAGGAAAAAATGATCGCACGTTATGTATGCGAAGTTCTTAATCAAGAGGAAAAGATCACATGA
- a CDS encoding c-type cytochrome — MKYFLIMCMALGLTMTGCKGEKEKAPTPAPVVQTEAEVDAVIVEDEVTVVEEVVVDDSVTTAEVVSSLEAVVDEPVVEADSMTGEVDAAADKAAADKAAADKAAADKAAVDKAAADKAAADKAAADKAAADKAAADKAAADKAAADMAAADKAAADKAAADKAAADKAAADKAAADKAAADKAAADKAAASAGNATAGAGKIGKCKACHSFDAGGSHKVGPNLFAVYGKKAGKAAGYNYGSDLKGASFIWDEKALSLWVCDSKSAIKSLTGNSGAKTKMTKQSKCGVDAQDIAAYLKTLK; from the coding sequence ATGAAATATTTTCTGATCATGTGTATGGCTCTGGGTTTAACGATGACCGGATGCAAGGGCGAAAAAGAGAAGGCTCCCACGCCTGCGCCTGTCGTTCAGACCGAGGCAGAGGTTGATGCGGTTATTGTAGAAGATGAGGTCACGGTTGTTGAAGAGGTGGTTGTAGATGATTCTGTTACCACAGCGGAGGTTGTCTCATCCTTAGAGGCAGTAGTCGATGAGCCCGTTGTCGAAGCGGACTCAATGACAGGTGAGGTTGATGCAGCAGCGGATAAGGCAGCAGCGGATAAGGCAGCAGCGGATAAGGCAGCAGCGGATAAGGCAGCAGTGGATAAGGCAGCAGCGGATAAGGCAGCAGCGGATAAGGCAGCAGCGGATAAGGCAGCAGCAGATAAGGCAGCAGCAGATAAGGCAGCAGCAGATAAGGCAGCAGCAGATATGGCAGCAGCAGATAAGGCAGCAGCAGATAAGGCAGCAGCAGATAAGGCAGCAGCAGATAAGGCAGCAGCAGATAAGGCAGCAGCAGATAAGGCAGCAGCAGATAAGGCAGCAGCAGATAAGGCAGCAGCAAGCGCTGGAAATGCCACTGCGGGTGCAGGAAAAATTGGTAAGTGCAAGGCGTGCCACAGTTTTGATGCCGGCGGAAGTCATAAGGTTGGCCCTAACCTGTTTGCTGTTTATGGCAAAAAAGCAGGCAAGGCAGCCGGCTATAATTATGGAAGTGATCTCAAAGGCGCATCATTTATCTGGGATGAAAAGGCTCTGAGTTTATGGGTCTGTGACTCAAAATCCGCGATCAAAAGCCTGACTGGCAATAGTGGTGCGAAAACCAAGATGACTAAACAGAGTAAATGTGGTGTCGATGCACAGGATATTGCAGCCTATTTAAAAACCTTAAAGTAA
- a CDS encoding cell division ATP-binding protein FtsE: MKSGQQDESSIRQGDRGAAASYRFHMSHDQPLIQMQQLMLRYPTGKVALSGLTLDIEQGQFVYLIGESGAGKSSLMKMLYGGVRPSSGKLAVQQIDMREASEAKIRNIRQRTGIIFQDHKLLFARTVFENVALPLRVQGWKTERLIPRVRKVLEYVGLEDRLWSYPEALSGGEQQRVAIARAMTANPSIILADEPTGNLDVDTASRVLDYLMDLNRQGTTVIMATHDLHLLESHPGRVIQLHAGSLAGGDI; the protein is encoded by the coding sequence GTGAAATCCGGGCAGCAAGATGAGTCTTCAATCAGGCAGGGTGACAGGGGGGCTGCGGCAAGCTACCGTTTCCACATGTCGCACGACCAACCCTTGATTCAGATGCAGCAACTCATGTTACGTTACCCTACGGGTAAGGTGGCCCTTTCAGGGCTCACTCTGGATATTGAACAGGGGCAGTTTGTCTACCTGATCGGAGAGAGTGGGGCGGGAAAATCCTCGCTGATGAAGATGCTTTATGGTGGAGTGCGCCCAAGCTCAGGCAAGTTGGCTGTGCAGCAGATAGATATGCGCGAAGCCAGCGAGGCAAAAATACGTAATATTCGGCAGCGTACCGGCATTATCTTTCAGGATCATAAGCTTCTTTTTGCGCGTACAGTATTTGAAAACGTGGCTCTTCCTCTTCGAGTTCAGGGCTGGAAAACCGAGCGCCTGATTCCGCGTGTACGTAAAGTGCTCGAATATGTTGGGCTGGAGGATCGCCTCTGGTCCTATCCGGAGGCGCTTTCAGGTGGTGAGCAGCAGCGCGTGGCTATTGCCCGCGCAATGACAGCCAACCCATCTATTATTCTTGCGGATGAACCGACAGGTAACCTCGATGTCGACACTGCAAGCAGGGTGCTCGACTATCTGATGGATCTGAACCGGCAGGGAACGACTGTTATCATGGCTACTCATGACCTACATCTTCTTGAGTCGCATCCTGGAAGGGTGATTCAGCTGCATGCTGGATCGCTGGCTGGGGGTGACATATGA
- a CDS encoding cell division protein FtsX, with product MKKGVATEVIPEKVNPRLPGGFNLPPFGIHQTLAVVIVCIALWAVGAIWLGVQAASQWVGGWQDDIHIHVYLDATKSKQEADLKAALEGIPQISSLRKISAEEAARWMQEWLNNAGLSQKELVDRLPITFELSLNDEQAEFLFADIRDAASRYGGEVNEDEVNMAQAHQWISQAEYLAWFASLILAMAMALIISNTLRMMLLARTDEIHLMRLMGAKEWFVRMPFILEGVLLGGVAGLAAWILLWPLVLGAGEWLEMLQVDLNSWLLLLPLLFGGALVGAFGAVVATTRVVSNEQAG from the coding sequence ATGAAAAAGGGTGTTGCCACTGAAGTGATTCCTGAGAAGGTGAATCCGAGGCTTCCTGGAGGGTTTAACCTGCCTCCATTTGGCATTCATCAGACGTTGGCAGTGGTCATTGTCTGTATTGCTCTCTGGGCTGTAGGTGCTATCTGGCTGGGTGTGCAGGCGGCGAGCCAGTGGGTGGGTGGTTGGCAGGATGATATCCATATCCATGTTTACCTCGATGCTACCAAATCCAAGCAGGAAGCTGATTTAAAGGCGGCACTTGAAGGGATTCCACAGATATCCTCACTGCGTAAAATTTCGGCTGAGGAGGCTGCACGCTGGATGCAGGAGTGGCTGAATAATGCGGGCCTGAGCCAGAAGGAGTTGGTGGATCGGTTGCCGATCACATTTGAACTGTCCCTCAACGATGAGCAGGCTGAATTTCTCTTTGCTGATATTCGTGATGCCGCATCCCGCTATGGTGGAGAGGTAAACGAGGATGAAGTGAATATGGCACAGGCACATCAGTGGATTTCTCAGGCTGAATACCTTGCCTGGTTTGCCTCACTGATTTTGGCCATGGCCATGGCGCTAATCATCTCCAATACCCTGCGTATGATGCTGCTGGCACGTACTGATGAGATTCACCTGATGCGGTTAATGGGGGCCAAGGAGTGGTTTGTCCGTATGCCCTTTATTCTCGAAGGGGTGTTGCTTGGAGGCGTGGCTGGTCTGGCGGCCTGGATTCTGCTCTGGCCATTGGTGCTGGGTGCAGGGGAATGGCTGGAGATGTTGCAGGTTGATCTAAACAGCTGGTTGCTGTTGTTGCCTCTGCTGTTTGGTGGAGCACTGGTTGGTGCTTTTGGTGCAGTGGTAGCAACCACCCGGGTGGTTTCTAACGAGCAGGCGGGATAG
- the pta gene encoding phosphate acetyltransferase yields the protein MSHAFLLVSTGAGAGLTTVSLGMVRALDRLGIRAGFCKPVAQLHDSDHGPERSTQLFEHMTNIKAPQPISLRRATSLLGSGREGLLMEEVIALFQQCARHTDVVIVEGLVADAHAGYATRLNTAIARALDAEVILVGKPEPDLEEYIDIAANAFSGANGTALIATILNKVGAPSDGQPTLQADVLQTSSGNSDGLDISDAMCQKMTGKPFHVVGCIPWQSQLIAPRMCDIAAYLDAKILHAGYLQQRRVQRMELCARTLANTLSVYQPHTLLVFPGDREDVFVAACMAAMNGVRLAGILLTGGLRPSFGVMNLCEQAIQTGIPVLLVESSSFQTAAKLSHMPAEVAVDDFDLIDQAVDHVANHLDANWLKARCATERKPRLSPAAFRYQLIQKACQASRRIVLPEGEEPRTIMAAYQCQQRHIAQCVLLGDPEKIHQIASSQGIKLNEEIIIIDPVTVRQRYIEPMVALRQHKGLTSEIAEDQLQSRVVLGTMMLALDEVDGLVSGALHTTANTVRPAFQLIGTSESAKLVSSIFFMCLPDQVVVYGDCAINPDPNAEELADIAIQSADSAKRFGLEPRVAMLSYSTGESGAGLDVEKVRQATQMVRQRRPDLLVDGPLQYDAAAIISVGKSKAPASQVAGKANVFVFPDLNTGNTTYKAVQRSAHVVSVGPMLQGLRKPVNDLSRGASVEDIVYTIALTAIQGGEGQVSG from the coding sequence ATGAGCCATGCATTTTTGCTTGTTTCTACCGGTGCTGGGGCAGGGCTTACAACTGTCAGTCTGGGCATGGTTCGTGCATTGGATCGGCTTGGTATTCGCGCAGGGTTTTGCAAGCCCGTAGCCCAGCTGCACGATAGTGATCATGGCCCCGAACGCTCTACTCAATTGTTTGAGCACATGACAAATATTAAAGCGCCTCAACCTATCAGTCTCAGGCGGGCAACCTCCTTGCTGGGGTCGGGCAGGGAAGGGTTGCTGATGGAAGAGGTCATCGCACTTTTTCAGCAGTGTGCCCGCCATACTGACGTGGTTATTGTCGAGGGTTTGGTGGCTGATGCGCATGCCGGCTATGCCACGCGCCTCAATACTGCGATAGCCCGTGCGCTGGATGCTGAGGTTATTCTGGTCGGCAAGCCGGAGCCAGACCTGGAAGAGTATATTGATATTGCGGCCAATGCGTTTAGCGGCGCCAATGGCACCGCATTGATCGCTACCATTCTTAATAAGGTGGGGGCACCCAGTGATGGGCAACCCACGCTGCAGGCAGATGTGTTGCAGACAAGCTCAGGCAATAGCGACGGCCTGGATATTTCGGATGCAATGTGCCAAAAGATGACCGGCAAACCATTTCATGTCGTCGGTTGTATTCCCTGGCAAAGCCAGCTGATTGCACCGCGCATGTGTGATATAGCTGCTTATCTTGATGCAAAAATACTACACGCGGGTTATTTGCAACAGCGCCGGGTGCAGCGCATGGAGCTGTGTGCCCGCACGCTGGCTAATACACTCAGTGTATATCAACCTCATACGCTGTTGGTGTTCCCGGGCGACCGGGAAGATGTTTTTGTTGCGGCATGTATGGCTGCTATGAATGGTGTGCGACTTGCGGGCATTCTTCTGACCGGTGGGTTGAGGCCCAGTTTCGGGGTAATGAACCTGTGCGAGCAAGCTATTCAGACCGGCATCCCCGTGCTACTGGTGGAGAGTAGCTCCTTTCAGACTGCAGCGAAGCTGTCACATATGCCTGCAGAGGTGGCGGTTGACGATTTTGACCTGATTGATCAGGCGGTGGACCATGTAGCCAACCACCTCGATGCGAATTGGCTTAAGGCACGCTGTGCGACTGAGCGCAAACCACGCCTGTCACCGGCGGCATTCCGTTATCAGCTGATTCAGAAGGCCTGTCAGGCAAGCCGTCGTATAGTGCTGCCCGAAGGTGAAGAGCCGCGCACGATTATGGCGGCATATCAATGTCAGCAGCGGCATATCGCCCAGTGTGTTTTGCTCGGTGATCCGGAAAAAATCCACCAGATCGCTTCTTCCCAAGGTATTAAGTTGAATGAAGAGATCATCATCATTGATCCAGTAACAGTGCGGCAGCGCTACATCGAACCGATGGTGGCACTGCGACAGCATAAGGGACTGACCAGTGAGATTGCCGAAGATCAGTTGCAGTCTCGCGTGGTGCTGGGGACGATGATGCTGGCTCTGGATGAGGTGGATGGGCTGGTTTCAGGTGCTCTGCATACGACAGCCAACACAGTACGACCAGCCTTTCAGCTGATTGGCACAAGCGAATCAGCCAAACTGGTTTCATCGATATTTTTCATGTGCCTTCCCGATCAGGTAGTGGTCTATGGTGATTGCGCCATTAACCCGGATCCGAACGCAGAAGAGTTGGCCGATATTGCCATTCAGAGCGCGGACTCGGCGAAACGCTTTGGGTTGGAGCCTAGAGTAGCGATGCTCAGTTACAGTACTGGCGAATCAGGGGCGGGGCTTGATGTCGAGAAGGTGCGGCAGGCCACCCAAATGGTTCGGCAGCGCAGGCCGGATCTGCTGGTTGACGGGCCGCTGCAATATGATGCGGCAGCTATTATTTCGGTCGGCAAGAGTAAGGCGCCTGCAAGTCAGGTTGCAGGCAAAGCCAATGTGTTCGTATTCCCCGACCTTAATACCGGCAACACCACCTATAAGGCAGTACAGCGCAGCGCTCATGTAGTCAGTGTCGGTCCGATGTTGCAGGGCCTTCGTAAGCCTGTAAATGACCTGTCTCGCGGTGCTTCTGTTGAAGATATTGTTTATACCATAGCCCTGACTGCTATTCAGGGCGGGGAAGGGCAGGTTTCTGGGTGA
- a CDS encoding DUF4390 domain-containing protein has protein sequence MNVIPILAVVFFAACSSAYAEGANELKVLVDDKVIYCAASLKNSDDVFSHALNDGISVATVWDVQVDRARDYWLNKSIAEVTVTHRVVPDLLSRSWLLEDQASGISLRVYSVSEAVRFLSSLEYFPVLDRSLLVSAAPYVMHASVVLYIGEVNETWWGNLLKSEQASMQQEFTLP, from the coding sequence ATGAATGTGATCCCGATTCTGGCGGTTGTTTTTTTTGCTGCCTGCAGTTCTGCATATGCAGAGGGCGCGAATGAACTGAAGGTTCTTGTTGATGATAAGGTTATCTATTGCGCCGCCAGCTTGAAAAATAGCGATGATGTTTTCTCCCATGCTTTGAATGATGGTATTTCAGTTGCCACGGTGTGGGATGTCCAGGTGGACAGGGCTCGCGATTACTGGTTGAACAAGAGTATAGCTGAAGTCACTGTGACACATCGGGTTGTACCCGATCTGTTGTCGCGAAGCTGGCTACTTGAGGATCAGGCCAGCGGCATCTCTCTTAGGGTATATTCAGTTTCAGAGGCGGTTCGCTTCCTTTCCAGTCTTGAGTATTTTCCAGTGCTTGATCGTAGCCTACTTGTTTCAGCCGCTCCGTACGTTATGCATGCATCGGTGGTGTTGTATATTGGTGAAGTGAATGAGACATGGTGGGGTAATCTTCTGAAGTCGGAACAGGCATCTATGCAGCAGGAGTTTACCCTGCCGTGA
- the ispD gene encoding 2-C-methyl-D-erythritol 4-phosphate cytidylyltransferase, giving the protein MKVGLLLLAAGSGSRFGGEVPKQYVEVLGKPLLLYTLEHLAADARIVVVQPVVSEGDTRFEQLVKGQDYPFRLLEPVTGGAERSLSMQQGLKALPDDVELVAVHDAARPLPSPELLAEVLSVAEQYGAAVPGVALTDTVKRVDVDGLVLETPDRSFLRAVQTPQVARKAWFEKALEIEAGRLHLHTDDASLLEAAGFEVHISRGDIRNRKITTPEDMHWLESQLLARGL; this is encoded by the coding sequence ATGAAAGTTGGCCTGTTATTACTGGCTGCCGGCAGCGGTAGCCGATTTGGTGGTGAAGTTCCCAAGCAGTATGTTGAGGTGCTGGGTAAGCCGCTGCTTCTATATACGCTAGAGCATCTGGCGGCTGATGCCCGGATTGTGGTGGTACAGCCTGTTGTCTCTGAAGGTGACACCCGTTTTGAACAGCTGGTGAAGGGGCAGGATTATCCTTTCAGGTTGCTGGAGCCCGTAACCGGAGGTGCCGAGCGCTCGTTGTCAATGCAGCAGGGGTTAAAGGCACTTCCCGATGATGTTGAACTTGTGGCAGTGCACGATGCTGCCAGACCCTTGCCCAGTCCTGAGCTTCTGGCAGAGGTGCTCAGTGTGGCCGAACAATATGGTGCTGCTGTACCAGGGGTGGCGCTGACCGATACGGTGAAGCGGGTGGATGTCGATGGCCTGGTGCTCGAAACGCCGGATCGCAGCTTCTTGAGGGCAGTTCAGACACCGCAGGTGGCACGCAAAGCATGGTTTGAGAAAGCGCTGGAGATAGAGGCGGGTAGGCTTCATCTGCATACCGACGATGCCTCGCTGCTGGAAGCTGCCGGTTTTGAGGTTCATATCAGCCGGGGTGATATAAGGAACAGGAAAATCACCACGCCGGAAGATATGCACTGGCTGGAGTCGCAGCTGCTGGCGAGGGGGCTTTAA